One window of Candidatus Methylocalor cossyra genomic DNA carries:
- the hpnK gene encoding hopanoid biosynthesis-associated protein HpnK, translating into MRVPPPPRGLIITADDFGLHEAINEAVEQAHRHGVLTAASLMVGAPASADAVKRARRLPTLRVGLHLVLADGVAVLSPDAIPDLVDAAGRFGDRMVRDGARFFLLPRVRRQLAAEIAAQFAAFRATGLELDHVNAHKHFHLHPTVLALLLAIGREFGLRAVRWPAAPKPPLPLQPWLWLMARRLDRARMLHNDRVYGIESSGAMDETALLAVLERLPGGLSEIYLHPASRCGITASMANYRHTDELAALLSPRVRAALDRLGVRRGGYRDFQPEWRGP; encoded by the coding sequence ATGCGGGTTCCACCCCCGCCCCGGGGGTTGATCATCACGGCCGATGACTTCGGCCTGCACGAGGCGATCAACGAGGCCGTGGAACAGGCCCATCGCCACGGTGTGCTGACCGCCGCCAGCCTGATGGTGGGCGCACCGGCCAGCGCCGACGCGGTAAAGCGGGCTCGCCGCCTGCCGACGCTGCGGGTCGGCCTGCATCTGGTGCTGGCGGATGGGGTGGCGGTGCTATCCCCGGACGCCATTCCCGACCTGGTCGATGCGGCCGGCCGTTTCGGCGACCGCATGGTGCGCGATGGGGCTCGCTTCTTCTTGCTGCCCCGGGTCCGCCGCCAGCTGGCCGCGGAGATCGCCGCCCAGTTCGCCGCCTTCCGGGCCACCGGCCTGGAGCTGGACCATGTCAATGCCCACAAACATTTCCACCTCCACCCCACGGTGCTCGCCCTGCTCCTCGCCATCGGTCGGGAGTTCGGCCTGCGGGCGGTGCGCTGGCCGGCCGCGCCGAAGCCGCCGCTGCCGCTCCAGCCCTGGCTGTGGCTCATGGCGCGGCGCCTGGACCGGGCGCGGATGCTGCACAACGACCGGGTCTACGGGATCGAAAGCAGCGGGGCCATGGACGAGACTGCCCTGCTCGCGGTGCTCGAGCGCCTTCCCGGTGGGCTGAGCGAGATCTATCTGCATCCTGCCAGCCGCTGCGGGATCACGGCGTCGATGGCGAACTATCGCCATACCGATGAATTGGCCGCGCTCCTATCGCCGCGGGTGCGCGCCGCCCTGGACCGCCTCGGGGTGCGCCGCGGTGGCTACCGGGACTTTCAGCCGGAGTGGCGCGGCCCATGA
- the hpnJ gene encoding hopanoid biosynthesis associated radical SAM protein HpnJ: protein MLKTLFLQAPSFEGFDGGAGSRYQAKREIKSFWYPTWLAQPAALVPGSRLLDAPADGLDVEATLAIAQEYELVVIHTSTPSFPTDARFAELLKARHPGVIVGMVGAKVAVDPVGSLNASPAIDWVAREEFDYTCLEVAEGRPYSEILGLSYRNADGSLSHTAPRPLLEDMDQLPFVAPVYRRDLNLNNYFIGYLKHPYVSLYTGRGCRSKCTFCLWPQTVGGHRYRVRSPEHVLEEVRWIKEHMPEVQEIMFDDDTFTDLRPRAEEIARGLGRLGVTWSCNAKANVPYETLKILKDNGLRLLLVGYESGDDQILRNIKKGLRTDIARRFTEDCRKLGIIIHGTFILGLPGETRETIEKTIRFAQEINPHTVQVSLAAPYPGTRLYREAVARGWLEENDAINLVNEQGIQLAAISYPHLSKEEIFHGVETFYKRFYFRPSKIWEIVTEMLGSWEMTKRRLREGVEFFRFLSAHQG from the coding sequence ATGCTGAAAACCCTTTTCCTACAAGCGCCTTCCTTCGAGGGATTCGATGGCGGGGCTGGCTCCCGCTATCAGGCCAAACGGGAAATCAAGTCGTTCTGGTATCCGACCTGGTTGGCGCAACCTGCCGCGTTGGTGCCGGGCAGCCGTCTGCTGGACGCGCCGGCGGACGGCCTCGACGTGGAGGCTACTTTAGCTATCGCCCAGGAATACGAACTGGTGGTGATTCACACCAGCACGCCTTCGTTCCCCACGGACGCGCGCTTCGCCGAATTGCTCAAGGCCCGCCACCCTGGGGTGATCGTGGGGATGGTGGGGGCCAAGGTGGCGGTGGATCCGGTCGGGTCCCTGAACGCTTCCCCGGCCATCGACTGGGTGGCGCGGGAAGAATTCGACTATACCTGCCTGGAGGTGGCCGAGGGCCGGCCCTATAGCGAGATCCTCGGCCTCAGCTACCGCAATGCGGACGGTTCCCTAAGCCACACCGCGCCCCGCCCGCTGCTGGAAGACATGGACCAGTTGCCGTTCGTGGCCCCGGTCTATCGGCGCGATCTGAATCTCAACAACTACTTCATCGGCTATCTGAAGCACCCCTACGTGTCCCTTTACACCGGGCGCGGCTGCCGTTCGAAGTGTACCTTCTGCCTGTGGCCACAGACTGTCGGCGGCCATCGCTACCGGGTCCGCTCCCCGGAGCATGTCCTCGAGGAGGTCCGCTGGATCAAGGAGCACATGCCCGAGGTGCAGGAGATCATGTTCGACGATGACACTTTCACCGATCTCCGCCCGCGCGCCGAGGAAATCGCCCGGGGCCTGGGCCGGCTGGGTGTCACCTGGTCGTGCAACGCCAAGGCTAACGTGCCCTACGAAACCTTGAAAATCCTCAAGGACAACGGCTTGCGCCTGTTACTGGTGGGCTACGAATCCGGCGACGACCAAATCCTGCGTAACATCAAGAAGGGCCTGCGCACCGACATCGCGCGTCGGTTCACGGAGGACTGCCGCAAGCTGGGCATCATAATCCACGGCACCTTCATCCTCGGGCTGCCCGGTGAGACGCGGGAAACCATCGAAAAAACCATCCGCTTCGCCCAGGAGATCAATCCCCACACCGTCCAGGTGTCCTTGGCTGCGCCCTATCCCGGTACCCGGCTCTACCGAGAGGCCGTGGCCCGCGGGTGGCTGGAAGAGAACGACGCCATCAACCTGGTCAACGAGCAAGGGATACAGCTCGCGGCCATCAGTTATCCCCATCTCTCCAAGGAAGAAATCTTCCATGGGGTGGAAACCTTCTACAAACGCTTTTATTTTCGCCCCAGCAAGATCTGGGAGATCGTCACCGAGATGCTGGGAAGCTGGGAAATGACCAAGCGGCGCTTGCGCGAAGGGGTGGAATTCTTCCGCTTCCTCAGCGCCCACCAAGGCTAG
- the hpnI gene encoding bacteriohopanetetrol glucosamine biosynthesis glycosyltransferase HpnI, with amino-acid sequence MTLIGSVLALLAAGYGFVAWLAVSVIRPPRTQGCHRPPVSVLKPLCGAEPRLYENLRSFCAQDYPEFQLVCGVQEGDDPAIAVVHRLAREFPGLSLELVIDPSRHGSNHKVSNLINILGRCRYEHLVLADSDIAVGADYLAQVVAPLADPSVGVVTCLYRGRPTGGIWSRLGALFIDDWFAPSVRVAHAFGSRDFAFGATLALRRATLIAVGGFQAIADQLADDYWLGALTRRLGLRTVLSDYLVTTDVAETSLGALCAHELRWLRTIRSIQPIGFAFCFITFGLPVACTALLLAPSAPTVQVGAGLTLLFRLLLHLAQRQRAGGSRFSELWLVVPRDFLSFALWCTSFAGRRVLWGRRRLLVEADGLLRETA; translated from the coding sequence ATGACATTGATCGGCTCTGTCCTGGCCCTTTTGGCGGCGGGCTATGGTTTCGTGGCCTGGCTCGCGGTCAGCGTTATCCGGCCGCCGCGAACCCAAGGGTGTCATCGTCCCCCGGTCAGCGTCTTAAAGCCGCTGTGCGGCGCTGAGCCCCGGCTGTACGAGAACCTGCGCAGTTTCTGCGCCCAGGACTACCCAGAATTCCAACTGGTGTGCGGCGTCCAGGAGGGCGACGATCCGGCCATCGCGGTGGTGCATCGGCTGGCGCGGGAGTTTCCGGGCCTCTCCCTGGAACTGGTGATCGACCCCTCCCGACATGGTAGTAATCACAAGGTCAGCAACTTGATCAACATTTTGGGCCGCTGCCGTTACGAGCATCTGGTGCTGGCCGATTCCGACATCGCCGTGGGGGCCGACTATCTGGCCCAGGTGGTGGCGCCCCTCGCCGATCCTTCCGTGGGGGTGGTCACCTGCCTGTATCGAGGGCGACCCACGGGGGGGATTTGGTCCCGCTTGGGTGCGCTGTTCATCGACGATTGGTTCGCTCCCTCGGTGCGGGTCGCCCATGCCTTCGGCTCGCGCGACTTCGCCTTCGGCGCCACGCTGGCCCTGCGCCGCGCCACGCTGATCGCAGTCGGGGGATTCCAGGCCATCGCCGACCAGCTCGCCGACGATTACTGGCTGGGCGCCTTGACCCGTCGGCTGGGGCTGCGTACGGTATTGTCCGACTACCTGGTGACCACCGACGTGGCGGAAACCAGCCTAGGCGCCCTGTGTGCGCACGAATTGCGCTGGTTGCGCACCATTCGCTCCATCCAACCCATTGGCTTTGCGTTTTGCTTCATCACCTTCGGCCTGCCCGTGGCGTGTACCGCCCTGTTGCTCGCGCCCAGCGCGCCCACGGTGCAGGTGGGCGCGGGGTTGACCTTGCTGTTCCGGCTATTGTTGCACCTCGCCCAGCGGCAGCGGGCCGGCGGGTCGCGCTTTTCCGAGCTGTGGTTGGTGGTGCCGCGGGACTTCCTGAGCTTCGCGCTGTGGTGTACCAGCTTCGCCGGCCGCCGGGTCCTATGGGGGCGACGACGGCTGCTGGTCGAGGCCGACGGCCTGCTGCGTGAGACTGCTTGA